From Brachionichthys hirsutus isolate HB-005 chromosome 16, CSIRO-AGI_Bhir_v1, whole genome shotgun sequence, a single genomic window includes:
- the LOC137905478 gene encoding perforin-1-like translates to MFLPNSCVFAFLALALPPPSLQSCSLGEPEECLNAELAPGTNLAGEGFDITKMERKGAFVVDMSPWKRADGSCTLCSNPYLGSQKQKLPLSVVDWRSKHSCSGKVSGKLHQSSESLVSSSTASVENNWQANLDVTAKGHGGSLMLAGTHSKLAEYSMQKTKSDKFSFTSHSLACEYYSYRVSSAAKLHKEFIKAVKQLPKTYSLENKHRFSKLIDDFGTHYITKVKLGGSVLSVTSVRQCQASLEGVSVEEVQMCLGAEVTANIKATVKVETKHCKKDAEKAESKASFSDMFRDRFTEIKGGHTTEPDLLFSADKNPSAYKEWVNTLPQNPDILSHSLSPLQELLPKGLGRQNLRSAISHYILEKGLWKNCSAPCQAGIKSDPRDSCVCQCHNEPAVNRDCCPTRKGMARVVVTVERASNLWGDHTTATDGYVKLFFNTQLVRRSQVVYNNNNPHWAAAIDLGLQDLTAGHKVRFEVWDEDSQWDDDLLGGCTQDLSAGVKQELCVLQHGILFFKTEVKCAPSLGGHLCESYIPTPMNQSPKSPYVSRHAHPVPKAILRQLGVLGNETGSHANPECQRGRGVNATRLCLPPN, encoded by the exons ATGTTCCTGCCGAATAGCTGCGTCTTCGCTTTTCTCGCGCTcgccctccctcccccctcccttcagTCATGTAGCCTGGGGGAGCCCGAAGAGTGCCTGAATGCAGAATTGGCTCCAGGCACAAATTTGGCCGGCGAGGGCTTCGACATCACCAAGATGGAACGCAAGGGGGCCTTCGTGGTCGACATGAGTCCGTGGAAACGCGCCGACGGGTCGTGCACCCTTTGCAGCAACCCCTATCTGGGAAGCCAAAAGCAAAAGCTCCCCTTGTCGGTGGTGGACTGGAGGTCGAAGCACTCGTGCAGCGGGAAGGTGTCCGGTAAGCTCCACCAATCCAGCGAGTCCCTGGTCAGCTCCAGCACCGCGTCCGTGGAGAACAACTGGCAGGCCAATCTCGACGTTACCGCTAAAGGACACGGCGGCTCGCTGATGCTCGCCGGTACCCACTCGAAACTCGCCGAGTACTCCATGCAGAAAACCAAAAGCGACAAGTTCAGCTTCACCAGCCACAGCTTGGCCTGTGAGTACTACAG CTACCGCGTGTCCAGCGCCGCAAAGTTGCACAAAGAGTTCATAAAAGCAGTGAAACAGCTCCCCAAAACCTACAGCCTTGAAAACAAGCACCGATTTTCCAAGCTGATCGACGACTTTGGCACCCATTACATCACCAAG GTGAAGTTGGGAGGAAGCGTTCTGTCCGTGACCAGCGTCAGGCAGTGCCAGGCCAGCCTGGAGGGCGTCAGCGTGGAGGAGGTGCAGATGTGCCTGGGAGCCGAGGTCACCGCCAACATCAAGGCTACGGTCAAAGTCGAAACGAAACACTGCAAGAAAGACGCTGAAAAAGCCGAGAGCAAGGCATCCTTCTCCGACATGTTCCGGGACAG GTTCACCGAAATAAAGGGCGGTCACACGACCGAGCCGGATCTTCTCTTCTCCGCTGACAAAAACCCGTCGGCCTACAAGGAATGGGTGAACACTCTTCCGCAGAATCCCGACATACTGTCGCATTCGCTGTCTCCCCTCCAGGAGCTCCTGCCCAAGGGTTTGGGGCGGCAGAACCTGCGCTCGGCCATCAGCCACTACATCCTGGAGAAGGGCCTCTGGAAGAACTGCAGCGCTCCCTGTCAGGCCGGGATTAAGAGCGACCCCAGGGATTCCTGCGTCTGCCAGTGCCACAATGAGCCGGCTGTAAACCGGGACTGCTGCCCGACCCGTAAGGGCATGGCCCGGGTCGTGGTGACGGTAGAACGGGCTTCGAACCTTTGGGGGGATCACACCACGGCCACAGACGGCTACGTGAAGCTGTTCTTCAACACGCAGCTCGTCCGCCGTTCTCAAGTcgtttacaacaacaacaacccgcACTGGGCCGCGGCCATCGACCTGGGCCTCCAGGATCTGACGGCGGGACACAAAGTGAGGTTTGAAGTGTGGGACGAAGACAGCCAGTGGGACGACGACCTGCTTGGGGGATGCACGCAAGACCTGTCTGCCGGAGTCAAGCAAGAACTCTGCGTCCTGCAGCACGGGATCCTGTTCTTCAAAACGGAGGTGAAATGCGCGCCGAGTCTGGGCGGGCATTTGTGCGAGTCCTACATCCCCACACCCATGAACCAAAGTCCAAAGAGCCCGTACGTGTCACGCCACGCCCACCCCGTTCCGAAGGCCATCCTGCGACAGTTGGGCGTGCTCGGGAATGAAACCGGCTCACACGCAAACCCAGAATGTCAGCGTGGGCGCGGGGTTAACGCCACCCGTCTTTGCCTTCCTCCTAACTGA
- the LOC137905479 gene encoding uncharacterized protein, with protein sequence MTDSYVQKEAIHDGFRLEQMTGGVSIGVKPQTVSWGRALPARGVGIGVKPGVVGALGAVGNRYGAKAMRAGRGYRALGLGSRAGLRPGGYGTQGAYGNQGAYGAGLGMGTGLGAGHTNGLGMALGQGAKRAYGAGLGTQPGYGTFAGIGYPGARPGYVGGAGNYPGASLGNGGYGPAGYGEGAAGYLGAMGGNGFGYGNGYGNGYGNGYGDGYGAALGTGAYAGPVQGAYGALGAGPDSNGGKYGGGAAQVPYANAPLIPTGLEGDVGYLHSPQQLALGAESAKSASKYGAGGFGGQQAGYGAQLGAAQEALGEQARKFSGLSDPHANGYKG encoded by the exons ATGACGGACAGCTACGTGCAGAAAGAAGCGATTCACGACGGTTTTCGGCTTGAACAGATGACGGGCGGTGTTTCCATCG GAGTCAAACCTCAAACTGTGTCCTGGGGGCGAGCTCTGCCGGCCAGAG GCGTTGGCATCGGAGTAAAACCTGGAG TTGTGGGGGCCCTCGGAGCCGTGGGGAACCGATATGGCGCCAAAGCAATGAGGGCGGGAA GAGGTTACAGAGCTCTTGGATTAGGAAGCAGAGCCGGCCTTAGACCGGGCGGATACGGAACCCAGGGCGCCTACGGAAACCAGGGCGCCTACG GTGCCGGTCTGGGCatggggacgggtctgggggCTGGCCATACCAATGGACTGGGGATGGCTTTGGGCCAGGGAGCGAAACGTG CTTATGGTGCCGGCCTTGGAACTCAACCAG GATATGGGACTTTTGCTGGCATCGGCTATCCTGGAGCTCGACCAG GTTACGTCGGTGGAGCAGGGAACTACCCGGGGGCCAGTCTGGGCAACGGGGGCTACGGACCAG CCGGCTATGGCGAGGGAGCAGCAGGATACCTTGGCGCTATGGGAGGCAACGGTTTCG GTTACGGGAACGGTTATGGGAACGGTTATGGGAACGGCTACGGCGACGGCTACGGAGCCG CCCTCGGTACGGGAGCCTATGCTGGACCGGTCCAGGGGGCGTACG GAGCACTCGGTGCCGGACCGGATTCCAACGGCGGCAAATACG gaggaggcgctgctcAGGTTCCTTATGCTAACGCCCCGCTGATTCCTACCGGACTAGAAG GTGACGTCGGATACCTGCATTCTCCTCAGCAGCTGGCGCTCGGTGCTGAAAGTGCTAAATCCGCTAGCAAATACG gagctggaggattCGGAGGTCAGCAAGCAG GATACGGAGCTCAGCTGGGAGCAGCTCAGGAGGCCTTGG GAGAACAAGCCAGGAAGTTCAGCGGCTTGAGCGACCCTCATGCAAATGGATACAAAG GCTAA